In Haematobia irritans isolate KBUSLIRL chromosome 1, ASM5000362v1, whole genome shotgun sequence, a genomic segment contains:
- the LOC142222184 gene encoding peroxidase-like yields the protein MHWPTSCWFVLFTTIKLSSQLRCPYGGGELHELATNMLDGDFGLYPKHFSDNLHFAKPIPEDNLFYDQKLLHGNAHRPYLDDVRYADTAFNSLIERNSKFECAFPPRRCGNESLYYRSYDGSCNNLAYPGYGMAFSRYSRILQPNYGDGKYTPPKSVKGVALPNPRLLSLSLYGDETSMDKFRTMLTMVWGQFVAHDISDFMGSGHLVGDCCENPNNKFCYTIPLHRHGPITLATGKTCMNFARSLSDVDISCPKSGLGYAEKISKSTAFVDLSSIYGNSVEHNLKIRTYQGGLLKTAWYNQQQFLPIISNINGEECGSKFDHCYNIPDKRNQLTPILAVIHTIFVREHNRLAKILARLNPHYSDEKLFQVARKINIAQYQKISYYDWLPLLLGLQHSYESGLIHSVEPFDHVDDYDESIDPAAYAENAGAAFRYAHNQIPGWFSLVSPDRSHNTTFRLSDYFKREETLDLVQSGDNFDDLVRGLITQLQKRADDNLDKEIKYYLDRNGVEQFGVDLKAVDIQRGRDFALASYNDYREYCGLRRAYRWSGFGMEISFEKISLLRKFYDSPDDVDLNIGGSLEQHLPNSIFGPTFHCIMTKQFLKTRTSDRFFFEHSDERSGFTPAQLAEIRKVSTAGLFCANSLNLKCIQPNVFVFPDEINGLVPCKSIPQLNLRLWQEKPGY from the exons ATGCACTGGCCCACAAGTTGTTGGTTCGTCTTGTTTACAACCATAAAATTAAGTTCTCAGCTCAGATG TCCATATGGTGGTGGAGAACTGCATGAATTAGCAACAAATATGCTTGATGGCGATTTCGGTTTATATCCAAAACATTTCTCAGACAATCTGCATTTCGCTAAACCCATACCAGAAGACAATTTATTCTACGATCAAAAACTACTGCATGGGAATGCTCATAGGCCGTATCTTGATGACGTTCGTTATGCTGATACCGCATTCAATAGCCTCATcgaaagaaattcaaaattcgAATGTGCTTTCCCACCACGCAGATGTGGAAATGAGTCATTGTACTATCGAAGCTATGATGGTTCTTGCAATAATTTGGCTTATCCCGGCTACGGCATGGCATTTTCAAGATATTCGCGTATTTTACAACCAAATTATGGTGATGGTAAATACACACCTCCAAAGTCTGTAAAAGGTGTTGCCCTACCCAATCCACGCCTACTATCGTTATCTTTATATGGAGATGAAACGTCGATGGATAAATTCAGGACTATGCTTACAATGGTATGGGGTCAATTTGTGGCCCATGACATCAGCGACTTCATGGGTAGTGGTCATTTGGTTG gGGATTGCTGCGAAAATccaaacaacaaattttgttataccaTACCATTACATCGACATGGTCCTATAACATTGGCAACAGGTAAAAcctgtatgaattttgctcgtagtTTAAGTGATGTCGATATATCATGCCCAAAAAGTGGTCTAGGATATgctgagaaaatttccaaatcaACAGCCTTCGTCGATTTGTCatcaatttatggaaattctgtAGAACACAATCTTAAAATACGTACATATCAAGGAGGTCTTTTAAAAACTGCATGGTATAATCAACAACAATTTCTACCCATAATATCGAACATCAATGGAGAAGAATGTGGATCAAAATTTGATCATTGCTATAATATTCCTGACAAACGGAACCAGTTGACTCCTATCCTGGCTGTTATTCATACTATTTTCGTTAGAGAACATAATCGCTTGGCCAAAATCTTAGCTCGATTAAATCCCCATTATAGCGATGAGAAACTCTTTCAAGTAGCACGAAAAATCAATATAGCTCAATACCAGAAGATATCCTATTATGATTGGTTACCATTACTCTTGGGTCTACAACATAGTTATGAAAGTGGATTGATACATAGTGTGGAGCCCTTCGATCATGTGGATGATTATGATGAGTCTATAGATCCAGCTGCGTATGCAGAAAATGCAGGAGCTGCTTTTCGTTATGCTCATAATCAAATCCCTGGATGGTTTTC GTTGGTCTCGCCAGATCGTTCCCATAATACAACATTCCGTTTGAGTGACTATTTTAAGCGAGAGGAAACTCTGGATCTTGTACAAAGTGGTGATAATTTTGATGATTTGGTTAGGGGTTTAATTACACAATTACAGAAGCGAGCCGACGATAATTTGGATAAAGAG aTCAAATATTATTTAGATCGAAATGGTGTCGAACAATTTGGTGTTGACTTAAAGGCTGTAGACATACAACGTGGTCGTGATTTTGCCTTAGCCAGTTACAATGATTATAGAGAATATTGTGGTCTGCGCAGAGCATATAGGTGGTCCGGTTTTGGCATGGAAATTTCATTCGAG aaaatttctctatTGCGGAAGTTCTATGATTCTCCTGATGATGTTGATCTAAATATCGGTGGGTCTTTGGAACAACATTTACCGAATTCTATATTTGGACCAACTTTCCATTGTATTATGACAAAGCAATTCTTAAAAACACGTACATCGGATAGATTCTTCTTCGAACATAGTGATGAGAGATCGGGTTTTACACCAG